One Grus americana isolate bGruAme1 chromosome Z, bGruAme1.mat, whole genome shotgun sequence DNA window includes the following coding sequences:
- the MELK gene encoding maternal embryonic leucine zipper kinase isoform X1, giving the protein MAVGDYEEILKYYELHETIGTGGFAKVKLARHLLTGEKVAIKIMDKLALGDDLPRVKIEIDAMKNLSHQHICQLYHVIETSKKIFMVLEYCPGGELFDYIISKDRLSEEEARVFFRQIVSAIAYVHSRGYAHRDLKPENLLIDKEHNLKLIDFGLCAKPKGGLDYHLNTCCGSPAYAAPELIQGKAYIGSEADIWSMGVLLYALLCGFLPFDDDNVMAVYRKIMRGKYSIPKWLSPSSTLLLNQMMQVDPKKRITVKHLLSHPWLMQGYSDAVQWQSKYALGHLDEDCVTELSVFHKQSRESVLELISEWKYDQMSATYLLLQSLKARGKRVRLRVPCLTGHASTTQPADLESGKTVTHEDMPDCSEVPLAFGSMEFSDAALFEESPLEEFILNAHRTKQHSGHDAQPDDLEFTLSTPVTRKVASKKHENKENVDTEPALRNEMPFALPTPKTPFAKSQIETQVQTTPFQAPAFKENQFTTVTPIKKPTNPTNADELTTAEALPERSRCHPVELDLNLGHVDSSQKKRKAKIFGSLERGLDKMITMLTPSKKKRTTRDQPRKLKAHYNVTTTQLLNPDQLLNELITVLSKKHVDYIQKGYALKCQTRSDFGKVTMEFELEVCQLSKTEVVGIRRQRLKGDAWVYKRLVEDILSSCQV; this is encoded by the exons ATGGCTGTAGGTGACTATGAGGAAATTCTCAAGTACTATGAATTACATGAAACGATTGGAACAG GTGGGTTCGCAAAGGTAAAACTTGCGCGACATCTTCTTACTGGTGAAAAGGTTGCAATAAAAATCATGGACAAACTTGCTCTAGGG GATGACTTGCCTCGTGTTAAAATAGAAATTGATGCCATGAAGAACTTAAGTCACCAGCATATATGCCAGTTGTATCACGTGATAGAGACATCCAAGAAAATATTCATGGTCTTAGAG TACTGTCCTGGAGGAGAGCTGTTTGATTACATCATTTCTAAGGACCGCCTTTCAGAAGAGGAAGCTCGTGTATTTTTTCGGCAGATTGTTTCAGCAATTGCTTATGTTCACAGTCGGGGATATGCCCACAGGGATCTCAAACCA GAAAATCTACTGATTGACAAGGAACATAATTTGAAGCTGATAGACTTTGGACTTTGTGCAAAGCCGAAG GGTGGCCTTGATTACCATCTGAACACATGCTGTGGAAGCCCAGCTTATGCAGCACCAGAGCTGATTCAAGGCAAAGCATATATTGGCTCAGAG gcaGATATTTGGAGCATGGGAGTACTGCTGTATGCTCTACTGTGtggctttcttccttttgatgATGACAATGTCATGGCTGTCTACAGGAAGATAATG agaggaaaatacagtattCCAAAGTGGCTCTCTCCTAGCAGTACGCTGCTGCTTAACCAAATGATGCAG GTGGACCCAAAGAAGCGGATTACGGTGAAACATCTATTAAGTCATCCTTGGCTCATGCAGGGTTATTCTGATGCCGTTCAGTGGCAAAGTAAATACGCA CTGGGACATCTTGATGAAGACTGCGTAACAGAGCTTTCTGTGTTTCATAAACAGAGCAGGGAGAGTGTATTGGAATTAATATCAGAG tgGAAATATGACCAAATGTCAGCAACATACCTCTTGCTTCAATCCCTGAAGGCTCGTGGCAAGCGTGTTCGCTTAAGGGTTCCATGTCTAACAGGGCATGCCAGTACAACACAACCAGCAGACCTGGAG tctggaaaaaCTGTGACACATGAAGATATGCCAGACTGCAGTGAAGTGCCACTTGCATTTGGATCCATGGAATTTTCTGATGCAGCACTGTTTGAAGAATCTCCCTTAGAAGAATTTATTCTAAATGCTCACAGAACAAAGCAG CATTCAGGGCATGATGCTCAACCGGATGATTTGGAATTCACGCTGTCAACTCCAGTGACAAGAAAAGTGGCATCAAAgaagcatgaaaacaaagagaatgTTGATACAGAGCCAGCTTTAAGAAATGAAATGCCCTTTGCGCTTCCCACTCCAAAGACTCCTTTTGCAAAGAGTCAGATTGAGACGCAAGTACAAACCACACCCTTCCAAGCACCCGCCTTCAAAG AGAACCAGTTCACCACAGTCACCCCAATTAAGaaacccacaaacccaacaaacGCAGATGAATTGACAACAGCTGAGGCTCTTCCTGAAAGAAG CAGGTGTCATCCTGTGGAACTGGATCTCAACCTAGGTCACGTGGATAGCAgccaaaagaagagaaaagccaaaatatttgGAAGTCTTGAAAGAGGCCTAGATAAAATGATCACAATGCTTACGCCAAGCAAAAAGAAACGAACCACTAGAGATCAGCCAAGGAAACTTAAG GCACACTATAATGTTACCACCACTCAGCTACTGAATCCAGACCAACTGTTGAATGAATTAATCACTGTTCTTTCAAAGAAGCATGTGGATTATATTCAAAAGGG TTATGCCCTGAAATGTCAAACACGGTCAGATTTTGGCAAAGTGACTATGGAGTTCGAGTTAGAAGTGTGTCAGCTCAGTAAGACTGAAGTGGTGGGTATCCGGCGACAACGGCTTAAAGGTGATGCCTGGGTCTACAAGAGACTGGTGGAAGACATCTTATCTAGCTGCCAAGTGTGA
- the MELK gene encoding maternal embryonic leucine zipper kinase isoform X2 encodes MAVGDYEEILKYYELHETIGTGGFAKVKLARHLLTGEKVAIKIMDKLALGDDLPRVKIEIDAMKNLSHQHICQLYHVIETSKKIFMVLEYCPGGELFDYIISKDRLSEEEARVFFRQIVSAIAYVHSRGYAHRDLKPENLLIDKEHNLKLIDFGLCAKPKGGLDYHLNTCCGSPAYAAPELIQGKAYIGSEADIWSMGVLLYALLCGFLPFDDDNVMAVYRKIMRGKYSIPKWLSPSSTLLLNQMMQVDPKKRITVKHLLSHPWLMQGYSDAVQWQSKYALGHLDEDCVTELSVFHKQSRESVLELISEWKYDQMSATYLLLQSLKARGKRVRLRVPCLTGHASTTQPADLESGKTVTHEDMPDCSEVPLAFGSMEFSDAALFEESPLEEFILNAHRTKQHSGHDAQPDDLEFTLSTPVTRKVASKKHENKENVDTEPALRNEMPFALPTPKTPFAKSQIETQVQTTPFQAPAFKENQFTTVTPIKKPTNPTNADELTTAEALPERRCHPVELDLNLGHVDSSQKKRKAKIFGSLERGLDKMITMLTPSKKKRTTRDQPRKLKAHYNVTTTQLLNPDQLLNELITVLSKKHVDYIQKGYALKCQTRSDFGKVTMEFELEVCQLSKTEVVGIRRQRLKGDAWVYKRLVEDILSSCQV; translated from the exons ATGGCTGTAGGTGACTATGAGGAAATTCTCAAGTACTATGAATTACATGAAACGATTGGAACAG GTGGGTTCGCAAAGGTAAAACTTGCGCGACATCTTCTTACTGGTGAAAAGGTTGCAATAAAAATCATGGACAAACTTGCTCTAGGG GATGACTTGCCTCGTGTTAAAATAGAAATTGATGCCATGAAGAACTTAAGTCACCAGCATATATGCCAGTTGTATCACGTGATAGAGACATCCAAGAAAATATTCATGGTCTTAGAG TACTGTCCTGGAGGAGAGCTGTTTGATTACATCATTTCTAAGGACCGCCTTTCAGAAGAGGAAGCTCGTGTATTTTTTCGGCAGATTGTTTCAGCAATTGCTTATGTTCACAGTCGGGGATATGCCCACAGGGATCTCAAACCA GAAAATCTACTGATTGACAAGGAACATAATTTGAAGCTGATAGACTTTGGACTTTGTGCAAAGCCGAAG GGTGGCCTTGATTACCATCTGAACACATGCTGTGGAAGCCCAGCTTATGCAGCACCAGAGCTGATTCAAGGCAAAGCATATATTGGCTCAGAG gcaGATATTTGGAGCATGGGAGTACTGCTGTATGCTCTACTGTGtggctttcttccttttgatgATGACAATGTCATGGCTGTCTACAGGAAGATAATG agaggaaaatacagtattCCAAAGTGGCTCTCTCCTAGCAGTACGCTGCTGCTTAACCAAATGATGCAG GTGGACCCAAAGAAGCGGATTACGGTGAAACATCTATTAAGTCATCCTTGGCTCATGCAGGGTTATTCTGATGCCGTTCAGTGGCAAAGTAAATACGCA CTGGGACATCTTGATGAAGACTGCGTAACAGAGCTTTCTGTGTTTCATAAACAGAGCAGGGAGAGTGTATTGGAATTAATATCAGAG tgGAAATATGACCAAATGTCAGCAACATACCTCTTGCTTCAATCCCTGAAGGCTCGTGGCAAGCGTGTTCGCTTAAGGGTTCCATGTCTAACAGGGCATGCCAGTACAACACAACCAGCAGACCTGGAG tctggaaaaaCTGTGACACATGAAGATATGCCAGACTGCAGTGAAGTGCCACTTGCATTTGGATCCATGGAATTTTCTGATGCAGCACTGTTTGAAGAATCTCCCTTAGAAGAATTTATTCTAAATGCTCACAGAACAAAGCAG CATTCAGGGCATGATGCTCAACCGGATGATTTGGAATTCACGCTGTCAACTCCAGTGACAAGAAAAGTGGCATCAAAgaagcatgaaaacaaagagaatgTTGATACAGAGCCAGCTTTAAGAAATGAAATGCCCTTTGCGCTTCCCACTCCAAAGACTCCTTTTGCAAAGAGTCAGATTGAGACGCAAGTACAAACCACACCCTTCCAAGCACCCGCCTTCAAAG AGAACCAGTTCACCACAGTCACCCCAATTAAGaaacccacaaacccaacaaacGCAGATGAATTGACAACAGCTGAGGCTCTTCCTGAAAGAAG GTGTCATCCTGTGGAACTGGATCTCAACCTAGGTCACGTGGATAGCAgccaaaagaagagaaaagccaaaatatttgGAAGTCTTGAAAGAGGCCTAGATAAAATGATCACAATGCTTACGCCAAGCAAAAAGAAACGAACCACTAGAGATCAGCCAAGGAAACTTAAG GCACACTATAATGTTACCACCACTCAGCTACTGAATCCAGACCAACTGTTGAATGAATTAATCACTGTTCTTTCAAAGAAGCATGTGGATTATATTCAAAAGGG TTATGCCCTGAAATGTCAAACACGGTCAGATTTTGGCAAAGTGACTATGGAGTTCGAGTTAGAAGTGTGTCAGCTCAGTAAGACTGAAGTGGTGGGTATCCGGCGACAACGGCTTAAAGGTGATGCCTGGGTCTACAAGAGACTGGTGGAAGACATCTTATCTAGCTGCCAAGTGTGA
- the MELK gene encoding maternal embryonic leucine zipper kinase isoform X3, translating into MRKFSSTMNYMKRLEQDDLPRVKIEIDAMKNLSHQHICQLYHVIETSKKIFMVLEYCPGGELFDYIISKDRLSEEEARVFFRQIVSAIAYVHSRGYAHRDLKPENLLIDKEHNLKLIDFGLCAKPKGGLDYHLNTCCGSPAYAAPELIQGKAYIGSEADIWSMGVLLYALLCGFLPFDDDNVMAVYRKIMRGKYSIPKWLSPSSTLLLNQMMQVDPKKRITVKHLLSHPWLMQGYSDAVQWQSKYALGHLDEDCVTELSVFHKQSRESVLELISEWKYDQMSATYLLLQSLKARGKRVRLRVPCLTGHASTTQPADLESGKTVTHEDMPDCSEVPLAFGSMEFSDAALFEESPLEEFILNAHRTKQHSGHDAQPDDLEFTLSTPVTRKVASKKHENKENVDTEPALRNEMPFALPTPKTPFAKSQIETQVQTTPFQAPAFKENQFTTVTPIKKPTNPTNADELTTAEALPERSRCHPVELDLNLGHVDSSQKKRKAKIFGSLERGLDKMITMLTPSKKKRTTRDQPRKLKAHYNVTTTQLLNPDQLLNELITVLSKKHVDYIQKGYALKCQTRSDFGKVTMEFELEVCQLSKTEVVGIRRQRLKGDAWVYKRLVEDILSSCQV; encoded by the exons ATGAGGAAATTCTCAAGTACTATGAATTACATGAAACGATTGGAACAG GATGACTTGCCTCGTGTTAAAATAGAAATTGATGCCATGAAGAACTTAAGTCACCAGCATATATGCCAGTTGTATCACGTGATAGAGACATCCAAGAAAATATTCATGGTCTTAGAG TACTGTCCTGGAGGAGAGCTGTTTGATTACATCATTTCTAAGGACCGCCTTTCAGAAGAGGAAGCTCGTGTATTTTTTCGGCAGATTGTTTCAGCAATTGCTTATGTTCACAGTCGGGGATATGCCCACAGGGATCTCAAACCA GAAAATCTACTGATTGACAAGGAACATAATTTGAAGCTGATAGACTTTGGACTTTGTGCAAAGCCGAAG GGTGGCCTTGATTACCATCTGAACACATGCTGTGGAAGCCCAGCTTATGCAGCACCAGAGCTGATTCAAGGCAAAGCATATATTGGCTCAGAG gcaGATATTTGGAGCATGGGAGTACTGCTGTATGCTCTACTGTGtggctttcttccttttgatgATGACAATGTCATGGCTGTCTACAGGAAGATAATG agaggaaaatacagtattCCAAAGTGGCTCTCTCCTAGCAGTACGCTGCTGCTTAACCAAATGATGCAG GTGGACCCAAAGAAGCGGATTACGGTGAAACATCTATTAAGTCATCCTTGGCTCATGCAGGGTTATTCTGATGCCGTTCAGTGGCAAAGTAAATACGCA CTGGGACATCTTGATGAAGACTGCGTAACAGAGCTTTCTGTGTTTCATAAACAGAGCAGGGAGAGTGTATTGGAATTAATATCAGAG tgGAAATATGACCAAATGTCAGCAACATACCTCTTGCTTCAATCCCTGAAGGCTCGTGGCAAGCGTGTTCGCTTAAGGGTTCCATGTCTAACAGGGCATGCCAGTACAACACAACCAGCAGACCTGGAG tctggaaaaaCTGTGACACATGAAGATATGCCAGACTGCAGTGAAGTGCCACTTGCATTTGGATCCATGGAATTTTCTGATGCAGCACTGTTTGAAGAATCTCCCTTAGAAGAATTTATTCTAAATGCTCACAGAACAAAGCAG CATTCAGGGCATGATGCTCAACCGGATGATTTGGAATTCACGCTGTCAACTCCAGTGACAAGAAAAGTGGCATCAAAgaagcatgaaaacaaagagaatgTTGATACAGAGCCAGCTTTAAGAAATGAAATGCCCTTTGCGCTTCCCACTCCAAAGACTCCTTTTGCAAAGAGTCAGATTGAGACGCAAGTACAAACCACACCCTTCCAAGCACCCGCCTTCAAAG AGAACCAGTTCACCACAGTCACCCCAATTAAGaaacccacaaacccaacaaacGCAGATGAATTGACAACAGCTGAGGCTCTTCCTGAAAGAAG CAGGTGTCATCCTGTGGAACTGGATCTCAACCTAGGTCACGTGGATAGCAgccaaaagaagagaaaagccaaaatatttgGAAGTCTTGAAAGAGGCCTAGATAAAATGATCACAATGCTTACGCCAAGCAAAAAGAAACGAACCACTAGAGATCAGCCAAGGAAACTTAAG GCACACTATAATGTTACCACCACTCAGCTACTGAATCCAGACCAACTGTTGAATGAATTAATCACTGTTCTTTCAAAGAAGCATGTGGATTATATTCAAAAGGG TTATGCCCTGAAATGTCAAACACGGTCAGATTTTGGCAAAGTGACTATGGAGTTCGAGTTAGAAGTGTGTCAGCTCAGTAAGACTGAAGTGGTGGGTATCCGGCGACAACGGCTTAAAGGTGATGCCTGGGTCTACAAGAGACTGGTGGAAGACATCTTATCTAGCTGCCAAGTGTGA